The region CAGGAGCTGGCCTGAGGCTGCAACCCTGGCCCCATTTCCCCCTCGCTGTGCAGCCTTAGTCAAGGTACTTAAactttctgtgcctctgtttccccatagGGACAGAAACAGTACCTACAGCCTTGGTTTGCTCTAGGACTGCACGAGTTCCACACATCTGCAGCTTCCGGTAATACCAACCCCCAGGGGCATGTGGCTGGGGGAAGTGACTGAGGCCTTGGGGCACAGACGAGACAGGACAGCCCCAGGGAGCCAGAGTGGACAGGAGCCACCAAAGTCTCCCGAAGAATCATCTGCTACCGCCTGCATTGACTTCCGTGGGAAATGCGGGGTCCAGCTCTGGCCGAGACCCCGGAAACGACTTTCGCATGGACGTTTCCCACTTTCCTCCATGTTCAGGGCCTGATGGTTTCCCGCAGCTGCAGTAATACATCActgcaaacttagtggcttagaaTGACCTTCTCTTACCTGATCAGTGGGCCTATCCGGGCTGAGATCTAGGAGTCTGCATGCCAGCACGGCCGGTTCCTTCCAAACCAGCTGGTTCTACCCCCACCCTGCAGCTTTCAaggctgtgcctcagtttccttgtctgtgaaatgggtgtGATAACAACATAGCAAACTAATTAACACAGGGGACTGAGGTTGGCTAAATACGGCCCCACAGCCTCCACATCCTGGTCCTGGGACCTGTGGGTATGTCACCTGATGGGGCAGAAGGGACCTTGCAGGTGGGATTGAGTTAAGAGAGATGGGGACGACTCTGGATTCCCGGGGGCCCAGCGTCATCACagcgtccttataagagggaggcgggagggtcAGACGCAGAGAGAGACGGGAGATGCTGCGCTGCTGGCTGTGAGGATGCAGGAGGAGCCGCGAGCCAGGGATGCGgcgcctctggaagctggaaaaggcaggaaccGATGCTCCCCTGGAGGCTCCGGaaggaccagccctgcccacacctggatttAGCCCCATGAGACCCATGTTGGagtcctgtcctgcctctatctctctgtctccctctgtctctgtgtctatctctctgtctctgcctctcttccaTGTCTCTGCCACTGGgtctctcccacctccacctcacCTTCTCCGTccatcccacgccctcacacccTTGTCGAAATGCTGAGTGATGGGCTGGGAGGaccaccctcccccgccccggcaCTGATGGAGCCCACCCTGGTCCTCCGGGCTGGGCACTGCGTTCTGGCGAGGTACCCTCTGTGCCTCCGAGGCGTGTGTGGGGTGAGCCTACTGTGAGCAGCGGCCACTGAGCCTCCGTTCCCCTTCCTGTGACACTGGCCCCCTCTCTGCACAGGGCTACCCCTAGCCCCAGTGGCTCTCCTCCATGCTGTGCGGGGTCCCCTGCCTCCCAGATGTCCCTCTGCGTCTCCACTTTAGTGACTGATGGCGGACGGGCACGGGGTCTCAGCAAAGCCTCCGCAAGGCAGCACAGGGCCTCTGACCTGTGTGTCCCCTGTGTGTGGCCCCTCACCAAGGCCCTGCTGCCCCTTCCCTGCTCGGAAGCCTCCATGGCTCCCCGGTACCCACAGGAGAAGCCCCTGCCTTCAAGGCCCTGAACTGACCTGACAAGCTCGCTGttctctggccaccagagcccGTGCTTCAGCCGTGAAGCCAGATCACCTCATCTGTACCCACAACCCCGAGAAACGCCAGCACCGCGAGGGTGGGTGCCTTTGTCACATTGGGCTCCATCTCCAGCACTTACCGGAGGCTGGTAATGCCGTAGGCACTCAATACCTCAATACATGCAACCAAGGCAGCAGCAGTCACAAGGCTTTCTGGAGGCTGGggttgcagatggggaaactgaggtttgagGCAGTGACGGGCAGGGCGGGACCCGGACCCCCTTCAGCTGGAGAGCTGGTCCCCAGCCCTGAGGGGCAGCGAGGGCTGTTGTGCTGCCAGCTGCGTACCTGGGAGATGCTGGGTAAGCCGGGGCATGGCACGCATTAGGGACCTCTGGGGTCACATGTCTTGGCAGAGCCGGGAGCCCCCCAGAGCCCCCGTGCCCACTCCACTGCCCTGGCTCCTGGCTTCCCGTGCCATTACGATTATCATCAACGACCCCGATGCAGGAGAATCATCAGGCTTTCCGAAGCACGGGCTCAGAACTGGGCTGGTGGGGCCTCTGACCACAGGCCACAGCCCAGTTCCCCATTTCCGGGCCGTTGGGCGGTGGGTGGACCACGGCCCGCAGAGCTCTCCAGGGAGAGGCTGACCTGCAGCAGCCATGAGGCccggggaggggagctgggcctGCCTGCTGCTGACTCTGACCGCCTTCCAGATGCTGCCCATGAGGCCCCCAGGTGAGGACCCCCGAGTAGCCCAACCAAGCCCATCAGAGCCCCGTACAGGGGCCCCACCCAGGAAGCTCCAGGTAGCACCACGTGGTCAGTTACTCAGCCCCCTGCATGGCTGTTCCTCTCGGGTCTCCGCTGGGAGGCGGGCATGAGGCCCAGCTGGGGTCTCGGCCAGGCCCGGACCCAGCTTTTAGTGCACCCGGCCCCTCTCCCGGCAAACTCCACGTCCTTCTCTGGGCATCTCTGTGTCTGTCTATCCCGCCCAGCCTGGCCCCTACCCCACACTGCCCCGTCCCTGACTCGCTGCCCACCCTGCCTGCAGGCTCCTGGGCGTCCCGAATCATCGGGGGCCACAAGGTGACCCCCCACTCCCGGCCCTACATGGCGTCCGTGAGTTTCCAGGGCCAGCACCACTGCGGGGGCTTCCTGCTGCAGACCCGCTGGGTTGTGTCGGCCGCCCACTGCTTCAGAGACAGGTGAGCCAGGATGAGGGGGTGCCCTGgtgtgggtggggtgagggctcGTGCAGACAGGCCTCTCAGCTGGGGGCTTTATCAGGGATGGGGGGGCGGCAGGAGAAGTAGGGAACGAGCAGCCGCCGTGACCATAAGCCGATGTTATAACCGTTACGCTTGTCCTGAGCATATTGTTATAACGATTACTAACCTTCATATTGAAATTATTGGAGGCGATACTATAATCGAGGTGGGAATTAGAATAAATATAATGAGTATTATATTCAttctaagtatatttttataagtattaaaattaatattgcaggggcttccctggtggcgcagtggttaagaatccgcctgccaatgcaggggacacgggttcaagccctggtccgggaagatcccacaggccgcggagcaactaagcccgggcgccacaactacggagcctgcgctctagaacccacgagccacaactactgagcccgcgtgcctagagcccgtgctccgcaacaagagaagccaccgcaatgagaagcccgcaggCACcccaacgaagtgtagcccccgctcgctgaaactagagaaagcctgagcgcagcaatgaagacccaatgcagccgaaaattaattaattaattaaatttttttaaaaaagtactgcagtgggaattccctggtggtccagtcgttaGGACTTCATGGTCTCTCTGCAGGGGGAgcgagttcaatccctggacgGGGAACTAGGATTCTGCAGGTcacgcggcgtggccaaaaaaaaattaaattcaattcaTACTGCTGCGATCGGAGTTAATACCATAATTGAGGTGGAACGGTAATAAACGTGACGCTTATTATCACGGGCTGGCGTGAGGATGACATGGATTTGCTTGGCCCGTGCCGGGTGGCCCTCACCCCAGCCTCGCTCAcaaccaccctccccaccccgcagAGACCCCCAAACGGGCCTGGTGGTGCTAGGGGCCCACGACCTGCGCACCGCAGAGGCCACGCAGCAGGTGTTCAGCATCTCGGCTGTCTTCACGCACCCCGACTACCATCTGGCCACCCACACCAGTGACATCTGTCTGCTGCGGGTGAGACGCTGCGTGGGGGACGAGGGCCAGACGCGGGTCCCAGGCCCCCCCACACCAACGATGGCCTGATTTGTTTAAAATCAGCTGTTGGGATCCTGTGAGCACCCGTGCTCAGAGCAGGGAAGGAGAGGCTCGTTAGAAAGACCCTTTGGGCAGCTGAGGGGTTGAGACTCGAGGCCTGGAGGCTGGGGAAGACCAGAGTCCTGGTCTGAGGCAGTTGAGGCCTGACGGGCGGTGGCGCGTGGTGGCCTTCCGACAGCCTAATGACAGCTGCCACTGACTTCTCTCCATGAGGCCAAGAAGAAACCCAGAAAGGTGAACAGGCAGGAGCAGTGGTGGGTGGCTGCGGTGGGGGGGGGCCTAACCTCAGTGCTCCCCCTGCAGCTGAACAGCTCTGCCATCCTGGGTCCTGCAGTGGGGCTGCTGGGGCTGCCACGGAGGCCACCCAGGGCCGGGGCACGGTGCCAGGTGGCCGGCTGGGGCTCCGTGTCCGACTTCGAGGAGCTGCCGCCTGTGTTGATGGAGGCCGAGGTCCGCGTGCTGGGCCTGGACATCTGCAACAGCTCCTGGAAGGGGCGGCTGAGCCCTGCCATGCTCTGCACCCGCAGTGGGGACCGCCGGCGACGTGGCTTCTGCTCGGTGAGACACTCAGTCTCTGTCCTGCCTGCTTACTgcgtggggaaactgaggcccacagagagGGTCAGAGCTGGGCAGAGCCTTGGGAACTAAGTCCCAGCTCACCTTTGACCAGATGGGCCTCACCTAAGGCCCTGGAAGGGCACGgagttgcccagggtcacagggaTGCCATGTATGGCTGTGCAGGTTGCGCACTGCACAAACAGCTACAGATTTGTGTCTTTAAAAgcagtgtcaaaaaaaaaaaaaaaaaaaaaagcaaggtccAGATCTCAAGGAAGAAGCTCCTGCTCCTAAGCCCTTGTATGGATTAATGGCAAATTTGGCCCCGGTGCCAAGGAAGAAACTCAGCccaggtgtggggtgggggtgggggacggtGTCTTTTGTTCCAGCCACGAGAGTGCAGTGGTTCAGATTCTGGAGCCCAACTGCCTGGGTCCAGGTCCAGACTGAGCCACTCCCCAGATGTGTGGTCTTAGAAAAGTCACCTCACTTCTCGGGACCtcactttctccatctgtaaaactgTCACACAAATAGGACCTACTTCTTAGGGTCAGAGCTGATTCCAGGTGACAATTAGGGTGATAggtgtggggaggtgaggggagaggaggaagcaggagttTTACGGTGAGTATTCCGGGAGGTCTCTCTGAGGAAAGTACTTTTGAGAGTTGGCGGGGCCTTGAGAAGATCTGAGGGGAGGCATGCCAGGCAGAGAGACCAGTCACAGAGCTGCTGTGTACAGCTGCGCaagttgtgcactgcacaaggtGCTGCCGACTTGTGTATTTATACAAGCAGTGTCCAGCAGGGGGCAGTAACGGGTCTCAAGAATATGCAAAAGCCTAGAGGTTGGAGCTTGCTTTGCTGCAGGAAGAGCAAGGTAGGCTGGCATGGCTGGAACCAAGCAAGTcgggggagaggagggcagacaggtgggtgggggctggatcCTCTAGGCCTTAAAGGCTGAGGTGAGGAGCTTAGTCTTTGCTGTAAAAGCTCTAGGGAGCCATGGAAGGATTTTGAGGCAGGGAGGGTCCTTCTCAGATTCACCCGTATGAGCTCCTTTaaggaaagtgaggcccagagagggacccCTGGCCTCACCTTTGCCTCCACCTCCAGGCAGACTCTGGGGGGCCCCTGGTTTGCAGAAATCGGGCCCATGGCATCGTCTCCTTCTCCGGCCTCTGGTGCGGCGACCCCAAGACCCCCGACGTGTACACACTGGTGTCCGCCTTCGTGACCTGGATCTGGGACGTGGTTCGGCGGGGCCCGCacggcccccagcccagccccccacccaggaCCACTGGGGGCCCAGCAGGAGTTGCCTGAACCACAGCAGCGCACAAGATGAGGTTAGCTCCGGCCTGGAAAATTCCGTGGCTGGGGCAGAGGGTCCATGGGCCCCCAAACCCCAGGAAGCCTGGTGTGTGTGGGATGGCAGGTGGGATAGGGGGGAATCAGTTCCAAACAAAAAGGGCAAAATAACACAATGAAGTGTTAACTGGCTCACCAGACACGATGGTCTGCCTCCAGGGTCCACGCATGTCTTTGAGCTTCTCCTTGGCCTCAGCGTGGCCGAGGGTCCAGTTCCACCACTCCCTCCCGGAAGGACCTTGAGCCATAGGACCTGGGcccctctccaccctcccacACCCTCCCCGCGCTGACCCCTCTGGAGTTTCCCACCCTGCCTCACAGCCCGAGCTTGGGACGGCCTCCCCGCCTTGGTCCCTACCTGGACCGCCACTCCTCTGCCCTCCAGCCAACCccacacagatggggaaaccgaggccggGAGAGGGTAGGGTCTCAGGTTGGCCTGGCTCACCCTCTGAAAAGCGCTTTGAGTGAATGGTGCCCGGCTGGCGGCAAGGCTGGGCGAGTCCCAGCCGGTACTTTTACTAATCGTGTTAGTGTCACTATGGTACCTCCAACCCTTCCAGGCCAGGCCTCCGTTTCTGGACCCTAAACCAGGTGGCCTCTTGGGGCTGCCCTAAGCCATCTTGacccccctcttcccctcccctgccccataaAGGCCAAgactctcccacccaccctcaccccacctgCCCCAGTTCTACCTCGGCTGCCGCCCACCGCCTGAAGGTGGGCACTGAGGCCCCGAGTCGGGCAGTGGCCGCCCCAAGGACATACACCTGTGTTTCTGCGCTGGATGCTTCCAGAACACACTATGCACCAGCATCACAGCACCCCAGGACCCAGGCTGGTAACCCCCTACCAAAGTGGGCGgcgcagaggctcagagaggtgacggGCAAACCGAGGCCTGGACATCCAAAGTGGCTTTTTCAGTGTTTATTTCTTTGGCAGGCGAGGCAGGACCCCAGGGCGGGGGAGGTTGCCTTGTCGGGGGCTCGGGCGAACCCACTGCTCAAGGGCACTTTTCCAGGTGTCACAGGTAAGGCActtcctggaggctgggaaggacACGGACGAGCCCCACTGCCCTGTGCTCCTCGCTCCAAACTCGGGGAGCTGGGCTCCTGCCCCGCTGGGCCCCCACCCTGGTCTGAACCTCCAGTCTACACACAGGCACAGGGAGGTGACAAAGAGCAACAGCCCAGGAAGATGGAGGGAACCCGGCTGGCAGGCAGGGGGGGCTCAGCTGGGAACAGGGCTTAGAGGCGTGGCCAGGGCAGGATGCGGGGGAAAGAGGGTCCCGGGTCTGGACCTCACTTTTGCACGGGGCAGCAGGCAGTGGGGTGCCCCTCAGACACACGGCTCCAGGATGCCAGGTGTGCAGTGGGTCTTGGTGTCTATTCTCCGTCCTGGGCCAGTGGGTGAGCAGGGACCCCACCGGGTCCCACCCTAAGTGGGCCGGGTCCCACCAGACATGGTGCCCTGTTCTGGGCAGATACAGCCTCTCCATGCCCAAGTCCTGTGTCCAGAGGCCCAGATGGCACCCTGTCCCTGGGGACAAGCTGGGCTTTTCTCAGGGGCCTTCACAGAACACACTGGgagctggagggagagggaaggtaaGCCCCTTGGTT is a window of Globicephala melas chromosome 3, mGloMel1.2, whole genome shotgun sequence DNA encoding:
- the PRSS57 gene encoding serine protease 57: MRPGEGSWACLLLTLTAFQMLPMRPPGSWASRIIGGHKVTPHSRPYMASVSFQGQHHCGGFLLQTRWVVSAAHCFRDRDPQTGLVVLGAHDLRTAEATQQVFSISAVFTHPDYHLATHTSDICLLRLNSSAILGPAVGLLGLPRRPPRAGARCQVAGWGSVSDFEELPPVLMEAEVRVLGLDICNSSWKGRLSPAMLCTRSGDRRRRGFCSADSGGPLVCRNRAHGIVSFSGLWCGDPKTPDVYTLVSAFVTWIWDVVRRGPHGPQPSPPPRTTGGPAGVA